Genomic DNA from Prunus persica cultivar Lovell chromosome G1, Prunus_persica_NCBIv2, whole genome shotgun sequence:
AATAATTCTTGATAAGCATGAGGACACCATGAGCAAAATGGGAGCAATCTTGGCCTCTGGAATTCTTGATGCTGGTGGAAGGAATGTGACGATAAGACTGCTTTCTAAgacaaaacatgataaagtTACTGCAGTTGTTGGCCTTGCTGTTTTTAGCCAATTTTGGTACTGGTATCCCCTTATATACTTCCTAAGCTTGTCATTCTCACCAACAGCATTGATAGGACTGAACTCTGACCTGAAAGTTCCAAAGTTTGAGTTCCTGTCACATGCAAAACCTTCACTGTTTGAATATCCTAAACCGACCACCGTGCCAACCACTACATCGGCTGTAAAACTCCCCACTGCTGTACTTTCAACATCAGCAAAGGCCACCAAAGCTAGGGCCAAGAAAGAAGCAGATCAAAAGGCAAACGCTGAAAAGTTATCTGGGGCAGAGAGTTCATATGCACATTctggaaaaggaaaatcatCTAGTGAGAAAGATGGGGATTCAATGCAGGTGAGCAGTATGGGCATAATGGGCCCATCccaccttttcttcttcttcctctgttcCATTTTTGCATTTAAACTTATGAGAATGATATAAGTTTagtgtttaaattttatttttcttttaaaagatTGCTTGAGCTGCATACACAGCCATGATCCAAACTAGTACTAACAATTGGAAGAGAGAATATGATGGGATCTATTTACTTTGCAATGCTTAGTTTATGATATCATAATTGTTCTGAATCCAACTCCCCTTCTTCCCTTTGGCAGGTTGATAGCTCAGTTGAGAAGAAATCAGAGCCGGAGCCTTCGTTTGAGATTTTGACCAACCCAGCTAGGGTGGTTCCTGCTCAGGAGCAATACATTAAATTTCTGGAAGGAAGCAGATATGAGCCCATCAAGTTAGCACCATCCGGGTTTGTTCTCTTGAGAGATCTGAAACCGACTGAACCCGAGGTGCTTTCGCTTACAGACACACCCTCTTCTACAACATCAGCTGCTGGTGGATCAGCAACGGGACAGCCAGCTTCTGCTTCAGCCATGGCAGTTGACGAGGAACCGCAGCCTCCTCAGGCGTTTGAATACACTTCGTGATTTTCAGTTTAGTTAtcatttttattctcttctgATAGTCAGAAATTCGCGCTGAGTATGCCATGGATATTGTTGACTTGCTTGTTTTTACTTACGGTGAAATtgttaaatttcaatttcttgtatacaattttatttttaaagagtTTCAATTCAATTGTCATCTCTGGTGATACTGGGATGTTAGATTTGAGCCCCGTCAGCAAATAATGTTTCAACAGGGGATTAATGCAACCTCTATTCCTCATAGTCATAGAATCATAGATAGCTACATTGGGTAACATAATATATTCCTTCTCGCAAAGTGAagccacaagaaacaaaacatgGTCTTTATCCCTTAAATTTGTTAACCTTTTCTCCGTTCTTTTTGGATAATGAAAATAGTATCTTGCCCCTGCTCAATTTTCTTattcaacatatatatgactTTTTAAGCAAATGTATATAATGGGGATGGAATTCTAActataaaattaaacatacGAGGAATCATGAGTAGGCCAACTATATTCAAATATTGGTGCCGTGAATATTGGCAAGTGTGTGTCAGTGTGCATGGAATTTCATTTGTCTTATTTCCTTGTGTGGTTTAGCAAGTCAGTTGTGAACGTTTGgaaatatatatgcatgagGAAGCAAATGTTTTATTGAAGTTTTTGAGTCTTATTTGATGAACTTTGTAGTGTGTGGTCAGTTTTGTAGTTGACTTAAATTATTGGTTTGTGCAGTGGACTTATTTGTTTTGCAAGACTCGAATGATgaagtttttatcttttaatggTGATTGAGTAGGATTATGAAGTTTTGAAATTGGATTGAGTTGATTTCAAttcatgtgtgtgtgtgtgtttgtttgtttgttttttggcctaaGTTGTATATGGAAGTTAAATTTATTAAACTTGTGTAAAAATAATCCAATTATAGCTTGTTCTCTATATTTTATCTCTTATAAACTTACAATTCTAACTCCGCCTCTAACTATAGAGATTTTCATAAAATCCTTTAAGGAGGATTAGATAGAAACATGAGTGGGAATGAAGATCAAGTACATAAATAATGGTATTGTGATCACCAGTCCCGAACCCGGCCAGTACCATCCGTAACTATTCGGGGTCAATGGCTATGATCAACAACAATGGCTCTGTGCCAACGTTTCATTTGGAAAACCCACCTCGGCTGCCTTTCTATTAAAGTAACAAAAGAACGTGTTACGAAATTGAGTCAATTATTGTTGAAAATTCATCAAGCTAGGTAGATAGATCGATCTTATCTATGCCCCCAATTAATAAGGAATCACATGCAGTTGAGTTATCTAGCTTCCCGAttgatttgtaatttttagaagaaaaaagaagagaaaagttagaaaaagaagaataaggtCATGAATCTTGTTGGTAGGTAATCTCTTTGAAAAGTTGAAAAGTTGAAAGtggaaattataaaatgttCACAAGCGGCTAAGCCTTAATAATCGTCATGGGGGAGAGTATATGTGGCGCTCTCGTCCTGTGACGCACATAAATTAAAGGAGGCCGTGACAGTGAGGTGAAACTGTGACAACCAAATTAATCCCACAggctcctctctctctctctctctctcacggcAATTCTGGCTGGCCCATTACAGATATATAGACATAACTGAACCACGTAGCCAAATCTCTTCTAAAATTGCAAGATCCTTTCCTCCAATCTCTTAAAAAAGGTGGGGTTTGGTGCAGTTTCTGTTGGCCTTTGTCTTGGATATAAATTTGTACTGTTTCTAACCTTTGATGATTATTGTTATCTAACTTGTCTATATTGTCTGTTTTATCAGTCTTCAAGCAATTAATTTATCTACAGTCCGTAATTTCATGCATTTTAACATTGTTTCAGGTATAGGGCCAAAGCTGTCCTAGTTTCCACCAGGGTAATTTGTCCTTGCCTCAATTTAGCTCCCACCCCGGGCCTAGGGTTTTCCCTTAAAGTTGTACTCGTCGTCCTCCTCTTCATCATATACTATATATTCTGTACATATGGAGAAAGAGGAGAACAACTACTCGGTACAAAATTCAGCTTTCTCTCCATCTTACACTGCTTATCTCACTTcccttttactttttgtttattttctgttgACAAATATTGTCATCAATCACCATGTTGTTCTTTTGCTCTGATTATGAAATATTGCAGGCTTTTATGCCCCCTGGTAACTTTAACAACCTGGATTACACCCTAGATCATCATCATGATGAagatcagcagatgatgaagtcTCGCATCGACGAGACTCCAAGTGAGAACAACAATGGAATGGTCAATTACTTGATGAACAATCACCATCAACtacaacaacagcaacaacaaatGAGCACACAACTAGCTCCAGCTGGGTTTTGTGGTTCAACAAGTACTTCTTTTGATAAGCTGAGCTTCGCCGACGTGATGCAGTTTGCGGATTTTGGACCCAAGTTGGGCTTAAACCAAACCAAGATTTCAGAAGAAGAACCCTCCGGAGTTGACCCTGTTTACTTCCTCAAGTTTCCGGTGTTGAACGACAAGTTCGACAACGATGTCATGGTTCCACAAGCTGAAGAGAGATTTACAGGGTTGGGTGAAGAAGGCAAGACAAAGTCAATGGAAGAAGATCAAGATGAGGAGGCTCGGGTTTCGGGTAGTAATTCCGTGCAGCAGCTCCAGTTTCTTGGAGAAGATCTTGAAAACAACCCTAGAGGAGGAGTAGAACCGGAGCCTGCagccaagaacaaaagaaaaagaccaaGAACTACCAAGACGACTCAAGAAGTCGAAAGCCAGCGGATGACCCACATCGCCGTGGAAAGAAACCGCAGGAAGCAAATGAATGAGCATCTTCGTGTGCTCCGGTCCCTCATGCCTGGCTCATATGTACAACGAGTAAGTATATATTGTTTAACTGTTTTCTTTCAATTCAACAACtttcgtccatgaaatttgaactcaCGACCTCCTTCACCactgaaatattttttaattgaatgtaTGCAGGGGGATCAAGCTTCTATCATTGGAGGAGCCATAGAGtttgtgagagaattagagcAGTTGCTTCAGTGCTTGGAATCACAAAAGCGGAGAAGGCTCTTAGGAGAAGCTCCAAGACATGAGGTGGGAGAATCTGCAGGAGCGATGGCTATGGCGGTGATGCCTGCAGTACAGGCAGCTCAAGGCGGCAGCGGGGGACCATTAATCTTTCCGGCTGCTAATTTGCCTGTGAATCCAAATGATCCTATCAAGTTCGTCGACTTCGAAACGGGGCTTCGAGAAGAAACGGCTGAGAACAAGTCGTGCTTTGCTGATGTTGAGGTGAAAGTTTTAGGGTTTGATGCGATGATCAAGATTTTGTCTCAAAGGAGACCAGGGCAGCTCATTAAGGCCATTGCTGCGCTTGAGGATTTGCAGCTTAACATTCTTCACACTAACATCACCACCATCGAACAAACTGTTCTATATTCCTTTAATGTCAAGGTACGTGTATATATAGTTGAGATTATAAAACATTATTTTAGCATATGCAATTAATTAATCtgggttatatatatatataaatgatggGCAGGTTGAGAGTGAATCGAGGTTCACGGCTGAAGATATAGCAACCTCAGTTCAGCAGATATTCAGTTTTATTCATGCAAACACCGCCAGCatgtgatgatgatggtggaACTTGAATCTTACagccttttcttttggattctgatctatttatatttattgtttatgaaaaagagaaaaagaaattaatgagCTAGTAGTGTGGTCTCTGGTGGTATAACATCAGTTGAACCTGCAGATTACTAGCTACATTCCTTTGTCCTAAATAAGTAACATTACATGTATTTCCTCTTCCAGATTGATATTAAAGGCATGTAGTGGTTCTGAAATCTCTTCAAATTCTCATCATTGAACAAATTAATTCTTATATATAGTGGTCATCTCTCTTCAAAATCGATGAACCTTTTCAGTTTCTTGTTTGAATGTCTAGTTTATAGAAGTAGAACAACTTAGCTATTAATTGTTGAAGATTGTAAAAATACCACATTAGAAACCTAAGAAAATAAGATACAAAAAAATCCAAGTGTGTGGTTTCATTACCTAACAAATACGCTTTGTAGTAAAACTACATATTTACTAGGATATTTGTGGTTAAGTTGTTGAAAGTATCGATGTTAGTATTATAGTGGATTACTCGTCCGTCCTTTTGAAATCTTAACATCATATATGTAACATCCTTCCTACAAAAATGTGATTAATTGATAATTACATGGTAGTATCAAATATCTTTCCCCATATGTATATTTAAAATAGATACTGATGAAGCTGCTCACCCCCAcatgctctctctctgtttctatCTTGTGGGGAAGGAGAATAGTATCTGTTATGGCAGCAGAGGGAGTGTGGAGACAACTTCTGTCATACATGTTGTTGACTTTGATTGaatgaaaacaattttggtGATACATGAGTTAGAAGGTCAACGGGTCCCATACCTTGTTGCCGCGGGTCGTTGACTTGCCAGAAATGACTCTTTTGGTTTTATTCGACTGCCCTGAGACGTTGCCATTCTCAGAGGGTCCCTTAAGCATTTGGATTTAATTGTGAAGGTTCATCCATCACCACCTCATTTTTGTTGTGTGTATCATTCAATCATGCTTGCTTGGTCGCATTTGTCTTAAAAGAGTTGACCCATGTGGCTTCAATTGGCTTTATTCTCTTCCTTCCACTATCTTACAGCTTGAAATTTCAAACTTATCACTGGAAACGATTGGGAGACCCTTTTTCATCAATTAACTAGGTCGATTGTACTTGTGCATATATAATAGCTCCAATCAAAAGTCAATGGAtatgattgtttttttttttttttgggttccaAATAATGGGTAAAGAATTTGACACGACATAACGCTATTATTGCTCATTTTTGAAGAAGGGTtactaaatttaattttgttaccACCTATTGTTAAATAAGTTTGTAACTTGTAGTTATGAGCTTAGCCAAGTTGACTAGAGTGGATGTGCTCCCAACTCTGCATCCGAGTTCGAATCCCTCTCCccataatttagattagattaaaatagaatatcgtttgtatatatatgaaaaaaaactttgtAACCAAGAATTACAAGTAAAATGTTTGGTGCcgcataataaaaaaaaaaaaaaaag
This window encodes:
- the LOC18793397 gene encoding transcription factor FAMA isoform X2, which translates into the protein MEKEENNYSAFMPPGNFNNLDYTLDHHHDEDQQMMKSRIDETPSENNNGMVNYLMNNHHQLQQQQQQMSTQLAPAGFCGSTSTSFDKLSFADVMQFADFGPKLGLNQTKISEEEPSGVDPVYFLKFPVLNDKFDNDVMVPQAEERFTGLGEEGKTKSMEEDQDEEARVSGSNSVQQLQFLGEDLENNPRGGVEPEPAAKNKRKRPRTTKTTQEVESQRMTHIAVERNRRKQMNEHLRVLRSLMPGSYVQRGDQASIIGGAIEFVRELEQLLQCLESQKRRRLLGEAPRHEVGESAGAMAMAVMPAVQAAQGGSGGPLIFPAANLPVNPNDPIKFVDFETGLREETAENKSCFADVEVKVLGFDAMIKILSQRRPGQLIKAIAALEDLQLNILHTNITTIEQTVLYSFNVKVESESRFTAEDIATSVQQIFSFIHANTASM
- the LOC18793397 gene encoding transcription factor FAMA isoform X1; translated protein: MLFFCSDYEILQAFMPPGNFNNLDYTLDHHHDEDQQMMKSRIDETPSENNNGMVNYLMNNHHQLQQQQQQMSTQLAPAGFCGSTSTSFDKLSFADVMQFADFGPKLGLNQTKISEEEPSGVDPVYFLKFPVLNDKFDNDVMVPQAEERFTGLGEEGKTKSMEEDQDEEARVSGSNSVQQLQFLGEDLENNPRGGVEPEPAAKNKRKRPRTTKTTQEVESQRMTHIAVERNRRKQMNEHLRVLRSLMPGSYVQRGDQASIIGGAIEFVRELEQLLQCLESQKRRRLLGEAPRHEVGESAGAMAMAVMPAVQAAQGGSGGPLIFPAANLPVNPNDPIKFVDFETGLREETAENKSCFADVEVKVLGFDAMIKILSQRRPGQLIKAIAALEDLQLNILHTNITTIEQTVLYSFNVKVESESRFTAEDIATSVQQIFSFIHANTASM